One window of the Triticum dicoccoides isolate Atlit2015 ecotype Zavitan chromosome 3B, WEW_v2.0, whole genome shotgun sequence genome contains the following:
- the LOC119281726 gene encoding uncharacterized protein LOC119281726: MRKGSECTRISPETTTSGNPMFSRQASRSGARTERDAWPRQARGGCRLLRTARWTAARFYRRARVSVVTAFWSAPSRKGSSSSTSSAASRSPEYTPARNSSRRQSGPVVVADDSHKSEAVEECIRFMNSSSRKYR, translated from the coding sequence ATGAGGAAGGGCAGCGAGTGCACCAGGATCAGCCCGGAGACCACCACCAGCGGCAACCCTATGTTCTCCCGGCAGGCGAGCAGGTCCGGCGCCCGGACGGAACGGGACGCCTGGCCAAGGCAGGCGCGCGGCGGCTGCCGCCTGCTGAGGACCGCGCGGTGGACGGCCGCCAGGTTCTACCGGCGCGCGAGGGTGAGCGTCGTCACGGCCTTCTGGTCGGCCCCGAGCAGGAAAGGTTCttccagttccacttccagtgctgCTTCACGCTCGCCGGAGTATACGCCGGCGAGGAACAGCAGCAGGCGGCAATCCGGGCCGGTGGTCGTCGCCGATGACTCCCACAAGAGCGAAGCCGTGGAGGAGTGCATCAGGTTCATGAACTCCTCGTCCAGGAAGTACCGGTAG